From the genome of Ignavibacteriales bacterium, one region includes:
- a CDS encoding tetratricopeptide repeat protein: MDYPEDYFGDEDFLPEEKQLKAKIEEYKKIISRGEVYSNLDSIEDLIHQCMESDFNQDGLFFTITLLEVSPYNSDLWQLKGSFYNNLLKFEEAYKCFNTALSLNPYDVETLLSKAHAEDNLDLIEDAINTLKTALDIDPQNEEVYFNLGAIHERDAEYEEAIKFLTKAAEIDNQFSEAYYELGYCYENLDDFERAIIAYDKYLEIEPYSASGWYNRGIVLIRDGKFEKAINSFDLSLAIKDDFANALFNKGIALANLGKLDQALAAFKCAIDLDQNDEAIYFNIGQVYEDLDDLINAIKNYSTAIKLEDEYYEAFLARGYCYDAVGKYQLALKDFNKAISLTKDSAEAYYAKADLEYALGNMKESVESYKKAVEIEPANFEIWYKLAETQLELSSWLESKEAFSTCIKLNPSDANSHYGKAKVCFILLQTNEAISCLKTAFMLDPNIKNEFAREYPEIKTSKLFKKLLDEI; this comes from the coding sequence ATGGATTATCCCGAAGATTATTTCGGAGATGAGGATTTTCTTCCTGAAGAAAAACAATTAAAAGCAAAGATTGAAGAGTATAAGAAAATTATCTCCAGGGGAGAAGTATATTCTAACCTGGATAGTATTGAAGATCTTATTCATCAATGTATGGAAAGCGATTTTAACCAGGATGGATTGTTTTTTACAATTACACTTTTAGAGGTTTCTCCTTACAATTCCGATCTCTGGCAGTTGAAAGGAAGTTTCTACAACAACCTGCTTAAATTTGAAGAAGCATATAAATGTTTCAATACAGCTCTTTCATTAAATCCCTATGATGTAGAAACATTATTGAGCAAAGCCCACGCAGAAGATAATTTAGACCTTATTGAAGATGCAATAAATACTTTAAAAACTGCTTTGGATATAGATCCGCAGAACGAAGAGGTTTATTTTAATCTTGGAGCAATCCACGAAAGGGATGCAGAATATGAAGAGGCAATTAAGTTTTTAACAAAAGCAGCCGAAATTGATAATCAGTTTAGCGAAGCGTATTATGAACTTGGGTATTGTTATGAGAATTTAGATGACTTTGAAAGAGCAATTATTGCATACGATAAATATCTTGAAATAGAACCGTACAGCGCATCCGGATGGTATAACCGGGGAATAGTTTTAATCCGCGATGGAAAATTTGAAAAGGCAATTAATAGTTTCGATCTTTCACTTGCCATTAAAGATGATTTTGCCAATGCATTATTTAACAAAGGAATTGCACTCGCAAATCTTGGTAAATTAGATCAGGCTCTTGCAGCTTTTAAGTGCGCTATTGATTTAGACCAGAATGATGAAGCAATATATTTTAACATCGGGCAGGTTTATGAAGACTTGGATGATCTGATTAATGCAATAAAAAATTACAGCACAGCTATCAAACTGGAAGATGAGTATTACGAAGCCTTTCTTGCACGTGGTTATTGTTATGATGCTGTTGGTAAATATCAATTAGCCTTAAAGGATTTTAACAAAGCAATATCACTTACCAAAGATTCAGCAGAAGCATATTACGCTAAAGCCGATCTGGAATATGCGCTTGGCAATATGAAAGAATCAGTGGAATCGTATAAGAAAGCTGTGGAAATTGAACCGGCAAATTTTGAAATATGGTACAAGCTTGCTGAAACACAATTAGAACTGAGTTCCTGGTTAGAGAGCAAAGAAGCATTCAGCACTTGCATAAAATTAAATCCATCGGATGCAAATTCCCATTACGGTAAAGCAAAAGTTTGTTTTATTCTTCTTCAAACTAATGAAGCAATTTCTTGTTTAAAAACCGCGTTTATGCTCGATCCAAATATTAAGAACGAGTTTGCGAGAGAATATCCAGAAATCAAAACTTCAAAGCTGTTTAAAAAATTATTAGACGAAATTTAG
- a CDS encoding shikimate dehydrogenase, whose amino-acid sequence MNIHDKFNIDTQITGIIGHPVKHSFSPFMHNIAFELLNLNYIYLPFDVPPINLKTAIRGMVALGIKGMNITLPHKESIIPLVKNYSEEVGVIGAANTIVNESGNLTAYNTDVHGIMETLLPLKDKITNGEISILGSGGAARSAVYALIRNFKPSKINLINRNEERAEQLKDFFSTKMLYKYIKTFGLFKIPVDDVLKNSQLIINSTSVGMNPNVNDSVISNFESFNKGQIVFDMVYTPLKTKLLMLAEAAGATPVDGLTMFVNQGAKSFELWTGKTMPVEKIFKALRLYISPN is encoded by the coding sequence ATGAATATACACGACAAATTTAATATTGACACACAAATTACTGGCATAATTGGGCATCCAGTAAAGCATTCATTTTCCCCATTTATGCATAACATTGCTTTTGAATTGCTCAATCTAAATTACATTTATCTTCCTTTTGATGTTCCTCCAATCAACTTAAAAACTGCAATTAGAGGAATGGTTGCACTTGGAATTAAAGGCATGAATATCACTCTGCCACATAAGGAAAGTATAATTCCCCTGGTAAAGAATTATTCTGAAGAAGTAGGCGTAATTGGCGCTGCAAACACAATAGTAAACGAAAGCGGAAACCTTACAGCGTACAACACAGATGTACATGGAATAATGGAAACTCTTCTTCCATTAAAAGATAAAATTACAAATGGAGAAATAAGTATACTTGGCAGCGGTGGCGCGGCAAGAAGTGCTGTTTACGCTTTAATCAGAAACTTCAAACCATCTAAAATTAATTTGATAAATAGGAATGAAGAAAGAGCTGAACAATTAAAAGATTTTTTTAGCACTAAAATGCTTTATAAGTACATTAAAACTTTTGGCTTATTCAAAATTCCTGTTGATGACGTATTAAAAAATTCCCAGTTGATAATAAATTCTACTTCAGTTGGAATGAATCCGAATGTTAATGATTCTGTTATAAGTAATTTTGAATCGTTTAATAAAGGGCAAATTGTTTTTGATATGGTTTATACACCACTTAAAACAAAATTATTAATGCTTGCAGAGGCTGCCGGCGCAACTCCGGTTGATGGTTTAACGATGTTCGTTAACCAAGGTGCAAAATCATTTGAATTATGGACTGGTAAAACAATGCCAGTTGAAAAGATTTTTAAAGCACTGCGATTATATATTTCTCCAAATTAG